A segment of the Aridibaculum aurantiacum genome:
CCGTGCTTACATAGCTAAGTATCCTGACCAGGAATATGGTTACTCACTGTTGGTACGTACAGCTAAAGCAGCTGATACAGTATCTAACAATGCTTTTGATGAGGTAGAAATGTATATTGATTTCCTAACCAAGCAAGATGCAGCTAAAAATGTAGATAAGATTAAAAGAGAATACTACTACATGGCTACTGTAGCTTCAGACAGGTTGAAGAACTACGGAACTGCGCTTGAAATTGTGAACCGCATCCTGGCTATCGATCCTAACGATGCTTTTGCTTCTCAAGCTAAAGCTCCATTAGAAAGAGCAGTTGCAGGACCTAAAGCGGCTCCAAAGGCAGCTCCTAAGAAGAAAGGATAAATTTTAAGTTCCTATATAGCTCCCCGCAAGTTTTTGCGGGGAGTTTTTATTTTAGGATGTACCTGCATCACCTTATTTTTGCCACCTAAATCAAGTGCATGTATTTTTTACAAGCTGCTATCACTGGTGATGAAGCCAACTCGGCTGTTAATTATTTACCTATAGGTATTCAATTGTTTTTTGCTATAGGATTTGTTGCCTTAATGATGCTGATGACGCACCTTTTGGGGCCCAAAAGGAATACCAGCGATAAACTGGCAAACTTTGAAAGTGGAATTGAAGCAGTGGGTAATGCAAGGCAGCCAATGGCTGTAAAGTATTTCCTGGTAGCTATCCTCTTTGTTTTGTTTGATGTAGAGAT
Coding sequences within it:
- a CDS encoding NADH-quinone oxidoreductase subunit A — protein: MYFLQAAITGDEANSAVNYLPIGIQLFFAIGFVALMMLMTHLLGPKRNTSDKLANFESGIEAVGNARQPMAVKYFLVAILFVLFDVEIIFFYPYAVNFRELGWEGFGAVAMFVSFFLAGFYYVIKKGALQWED